The Bacteroidales bacterium genome includes a region encoding these proteins:
- a CDS encoding SDR family oxidoreductase — protein MYKENLLKGKTVLITGGGTGLGKSMAERFSELGANLVITSRKFEILEKTAQEISEKFGNPVLPVQTDVRKPFQNEDVINKGIEKFGKIDVLLNNAAGNFISPTELLSYKAFDTIVDIVLKGTYNFTLAMGKYWIKNKMPGTVLNIVTTYASTGSGYVVPSAISKAGVLNLTRSLASEWGKYKIRLNAIAPGPFPTKGAWDRLFPDNSFEEKLINKIPLKRVGEHSELANLATYLISDFSGYITGEVVTIDGGEWLGGAGEFNWLDSVTKEQWTAIGKRIKENNRKS, from the coding sequence ATGTATAAAGAGAACCTTTTAAAAGGAAAAACAGTTTTAATTACCGGCGGAGGTACAGGTTTGGGGAAATCAATGGCAGAAAGATTTTCTGAACTCGGAGCAAACTTAGTCATAACAAGCAGGAAGTTTGAAATTTTAGAGAAAACAGCACAAGAAATTTCAGAAAAATTCGGTAATCCTGTTTTACCCGTGCAAACAGACGTAAGGAAACCATTTCAAAACGAAGATGTTATTAATAAGGGAATTGAAAAATTCGGCAAAATTGATGTTTTATTAAATAATGCTGCCGGTAATTTTATCAGTCCGACCGAATTGTTAAGTTACAAAGCTTTTGATACAATTGTTGATATTGTTTTGAAAGGAACATATAATTTTACGCTCGCAATGGGAAAGTATTGGATAAAAAACAAAATGCCGGGTACTGTATTGAATATTGTAACAACCTATGCATCTACCGGCTCGGGGTATGTTGTTCCGTCAGCAATCAGTAAAGCAGGTGTTTTAAATCTTACCAGGTCATTAGCTTCCGAATGGGGTAAATATAAAATAAGGTTAAATGCAATTGCACCCGGACCTTTTCCTACAAAAGGAGCTTGGGACAGATTATTTCCCGACAATTCGTTTGAAGAAAAGTTAATAAATAAAATTCCGTTAAAAAGGGTAGGAGAGCATAGTGAACTTGCAAATCTTGCAACATATTTAATATCTGATTTTTCAGGATATATAACCGGCGAAGTAGTAACAATTGACGGGGGAGAATGGCTCGGCGGTGCCGGAGAATTTAATTGGCTTGATTCTGTTACAAAGGAACAATGGACAGCAATCGGAAAAAGAATTAAAGAAAATAATCGAAAATCATGA